From a region of the Mycobacterium sp. SMC-8 genome:
- a CDS encoding alpha/beta fold hydrolase: MIRGAGWLAGAAGMAAVGSAAGVSVAQSLRRRVTDEDPHRDEDFELLDADRGCVVTTPDGVPLTVREVGPVDAPLTVVFAHGFCLRMGSFHFQRARLSELWGPQVRMVFYDQRGHGRSGEAPPDTYTVEQLGQDLESVLAVMAPKGPVVLVGHSMGGMTVLSHARQYPQRYPTRVVGVALISSAAEGVSRSPVGEILKNPALEAVRFAARYAPKLMHRSRGAARSVIGPILRAASYGDEKISPSVVSFSERMMHDTSITTLVEFLHALEVHDETAALQTLNKVQTLIACGDRDLLTPVEYSREMAHKLQRSELVIVGGAGHLVQLERPEVINEALVRLVERATPSKLVALTRRVKERMRSDG; this comes from the coding sequence ATGATTCGCGGCGCGGGCTGGCTGGCCGGGGCGGCGGGGATGGCCGCCGTCGGCTCCGCCGCGGGTGTGTCGGTGGCGCAGTCGCTGCGCCGCCGGGTGACCGACGAGGACCCGCACCGTGACGAGGATTTCGAGCTTCTCGACGCCGACCGGGGCTGTGTGGTGACGACCCCTGACGGCGTCCCGCTGACGGTCCGCGAAGTGGGGCCGGTGGACGCGCCGCTGACCGTGGTGTTCGCGCACGGCTTCTGCCTGCGGATGGGATCGTTCCATTTCCAGCGGGCTCGCCTGAGCGAGCTATGGGGACCCCAGGTCCGGATGGTGTTCTACGATCAGCGCGGCCACGGCCGGTCCGGTGAGGCGCCGCCGGACACCTACACCGTCGAGCAGCTCGGCCAGGATCTGGAGAGCGTGCTGGCGGTGATGGCGCCGAAGGGTCCCGTGGTGCTGGTGGGGCATTCGATGGGCGGCATGACGGTCCTCTCACACGCCCGGCAGTATCCGCAGCGCTATCCCACTCGCGTGGTCGGCGTGGCGTTGATTTCCTCTGCTGCCGAAGGTGTTTCACGCTCCCCGGTCGGTGAGATCCTGAAGAACCCGGCGTTGGAGGCGGTGCGGTTCGCGGCGAGGTACGCGCCGAAGCTGATGCACCGCAGCCGCGGAGCCGCACGCTCGGTGATCGGTCCGATTCTGCGGGCCGCGTCGTACGGCGACGAGAAGATCAGCCCGAGTGTGGTGTCGTTCTCCGAGCGGATGATGCACGACACTTCGATCACCACACTGGTGGAGTTCCTGCACGCGCTCGAGGTGCACGACGAGACGGCCGCCCTGCAGACGTTGAACAAGGTGCAGACGTTGATCGCCTGTGGCGACCGGGATCTGCTCACACCGGTCGAGTACTCCAGGGAGATGGCGCACAAGTTGCAGCGATCGGAACTTGTGATCGTAGGCGGCGCAGGGCATTTGGTTCAGCTGGAGCGCCCGGAAGTCATCAACGAGGCGTTGGTACGGCTGGTGGAACGGGCCACGCCGTCGAAGCTGGTGGCGTTGACCCGGCGGGTGAAGGAGCGGATGCGGTCTGATGGATGA
- a CDS encoding site-specific integrase, with amino-acid sequence MLPEHDYVPAPETPAQIYAAYLVHLQRRDRGNTAYAQAARSFLRRWPRVQTWADIPLQQQLAANCSTRPFITFLMVSRRLQPGYDYLVHRKLCSLWHELTDSCLQPDLDQFLRAAAELGFSQRVASAIGSQIIARLLIQTARPLADLREHDLQELLHACDSRQERTGRGARHYRSTTHSARQILFHLGILDDQAPPAVAPLTLEERMADVPAALRPEFVAYLNRKYATCVPKTVSSLATRLAHFGRYLAATDPSLTSLNQLDRRRHIEPFITSLTTATNSVTGEPITIADRIRRIHAVGNFLAEITEWGWDDAPPRRLIFRTDMPRPPRCLPRYLPVDADRTLTAALAKSPYRLAADALLVQRACGLRIGELLDLELDCIHEIPGQGSWLKVPLGKLNSERMIPVDDEVLTLVDRITTTRSCGRPMIHPRTGAPADFLFTHHGKRLSQNAIREELNRAAQAAGLGHITPHQLRHTYATALINAGVSLQALMALLGHVSSQMSLRYAHLFDHTVRTEYERALDLAKSHIGALPTTTAVGLPLTDITGTGWKDTPAIKSRLAGGYCLRAPAQGSCPYANICEHCPSFHTDATHLAVLAAQRIDAHDLAVDAEKRGWINEADRHRKLVSRLDALITAAASA; translated from the coding sequence ATGCTGCCCGAACACGATTACGTTCCCGCCCCTGAAACACCGGCGCAGATCTACGCTGCCTACCTGGTTCACCTACAACGCCGGGACCGCGGCAACACCGCTTATGCCCAAGCCGCCCGATCGTTTCTACGGCGCTGGCCCCGAGTCCAGACCTGGGCCGACATCCCACTGCAGCAGCAGTTGGCGGCGAACTGTTCGACGCGGCCGTTTATCACGTTCCTGATGGTCAGCCGACGGCTGCAACCGGGTTACGACTACCTCGTGCACCGCAAACTCTGCAGCCTCTGGCACGAGCTGACCGACAGCTGCCTGCAACCCGACCTCGATCAGTTCCTGCGCGCAGCAGCCGAATTGGGTTTCAGTCAGCGGGTCGCTTCGGCGATCGGCTCGCAGATCATCGCCCGCCTGCTGATCCAGACCGCCCGCCCCCTGGCCGATCTGCGGGAACATGATCTGCAAGAGTTGCTGCACGCTTGCGATAGCCGACAGGAACGCACCGGCCGCGGTGCCAGGCACTATCGCAGCACCACCCACAGTGCCCGCCAGATCCTGTTCCACCTCGGCATCCTCGACGACCAAGCACCTCCGGCGGTCGCCCCGTTGACCCTCGAGGAGCGCATGGCCGACGTCCCGGCGGCGCTGCGGCCGGAGTTCGTGGCCTATCTGAACCGCAAATACGCCACCTGCGTGCCCAAAACGGTCAGCTCCCTGGCCACCCGATTGGCACATTTCGGCCGCTACCTCGCCGCCACCGACCCCAGCCTGACCTCGCTGAACCAACTGGACCGCCGCCGGCACATCGAGCCGTTCATCACCTCGCTGACCACCGCCACCAACAGCGTCACCGGTGAGCCGATCACCATCGCCGACCGGATCCGACGCATCCACGCGGTGGGCAACTTCCTGGCCGAAATCACCGAATGGGGATGGGACGACGCCCCACCGCGGCGCCTGATCTTCCGCACCGACATGCCGCGGCCACCCCGCTGTCTGCCCCGATATCTACCGGTCGATGCAGACCGCACACTCACTGCCGCCCTGGCGAAATCACCTTACCGACTCGCCGCTGACGCCCTGCTGGTGCAGCGGGCCTGCGGACTGCGCATCGGTGAACTGCTCGACCTCGAACTCGACTGCATCCACGAGATCCCGGGCCAGGGATCGTGGCTCAAAGTTCCCCTCGGCAAGCTCAACTCCGAACGCATGATCCCCGTCGACGACGAGGTCCTCACCCTCGTGGACCGCATCACCACAACCCGCTCCTGCGGGCGACCGATGATCCATCCCCGCACCGGCGCCCCCGCCGACTTCCTGTTCACTCACCACGGGAAAAGACTGTCCCAGAACGCAATACGCGAAGAACTGAACCGGGCAGCCCAAGCTGCTGGCCTAGGACACATCACACCGCATCAACTGCGACACACCTATGCCACTGCACTGATCAACGCTGGAGTATCGCTGCAGGCCCTCATGGCACTGCTGGGCCACGTCTCCTCCCAGATGAGTCTGCGATATGCCCACCTCTTCGACCACACCGTACGCACCGAATACGAACGCGCCTTGGACCTGGCCAAAAGTCATATCGGAGCGCTGCCCACCACCACCGCAGTCGGGTTGCCGCTGACCGATATCACCGGCACCGGCTGGAAAGACACCCCGGCCATCAAATCCCGCCTGGCCGGCGGATACTGCCTACGCGCACCCGCGCAAGGGTCCTGCCCGTATGCCAACATCTGCGAACACTGTCCCAGCTTCCACACCGACGCCACCCACCTCGCTGTCCTTGCCGCCCAACGCATCGACGCCCACGATCTGGCCGTAGACGCAGAAAAACGGGGATGGATCAACGAAGCCGACCGCCACCGCAAGCTCGTCTCCCGACTCGACGCGCTCATCACCGCAGCGGCATCCGCATGA
- the alr gene encoding alanine racemase: protein MTMNIPRAVPTASVDLDAIAHNVAVLREHAGSAAVMAVVKADGYGHGATRVARAALAAGAAELGVATLAEALALRADGVTARVLSWLHPPGTDFAPALLADVDVAVSSQRQLGDVLDAAARTGVTANVSVKADTGLCRNGVSEAEYPAVVDTLRRARSDGAVRVRGLMSHLAHGDTPEHPFNDVQARRLTDMAVTARSSGVTYEVVHLANSPAALTRPDLAFDMVRPGIAVYGQMPIPERGDMGLRPAMTVRCPVAKLRQVRAGDAVSYGHTWTAPVDTTLALIPAGYADGVYRALSNRFEVSINGRRYPNVGRICMDQFVVDLGPGPVPVAEGDDAILFGPGTDGEPTAQDWAELLGTINYEVVTSPRGRFVRSYRGGLQ from the coding sequence ATGACCATGAACATCCCCCGGGCAGTGCCCACCGCGTCCGTCGACCTCGATGCGATCGCCCACAACGTCGCTGTGCTGCGCGAACATGCAGGTTCCGCTGCGGTGATGGCCGTCGTGAAGGCCGACGGCTACGGTCACGGCGCCACCCGTGTGGCGCGTGCCGCGCTGGCGGCCGGGGCCGCCGAGCTCGGGGTCGCGACGCTGGCCGAGGCGCTGGCGCTGCGCGCTGACGGCGTCACCGCCCGGGTGCTGTCCTGGCTGCACCCGCCGGGCACCGATTTCGCGCCGGCGCTGCTGGCCGACGTCGACGTGGCCGTGTCGTCGCAGCGCCAGCTCGGCGACGTCCTCGATGCCGCCGCGCGCACCGGGGTTACCGCGAACGTGTCCGTCAAGGCCGACACCGGGCTGTGCCGCAACGGAGTGAGCGAGGCCGAGTATCCGGCGGTCGTCGACACCCTGCGCCGGGCGCGCAGCGATGGCGCGGTGCGGGTGCGCGGGCTGATGTCGCATCTGGCCCACGGTGACACGCCGGAGCACCCCTTCAACGATGTCCAGGCGCGCCGACTGACCGACATGGCCGTGACGGCGCGGTCCAGCGGAGTCACCTACGAGGTGGTGCACCTGGCGAATTCGCCTGCCGCGCTGACCCGTCCGGACCTGGCATTCGACATGGTGCGGCCCGGGATCGCGGTGTACGGGCAGATGCCGATACCCGAGCGGGGCGACATGGGCTTGCGGCCGGCGATGACGGTGCGCTGCCCGGTGGCGAAGCTGCGGCAGGTGCGTGCGGGCGACGCCGTGTCCTACGGGCACACCTGGACCGCGCCGGTGGACACCACGCTGGCGTTGATCCCGGCCGGCTATGCCGACGGGGTGTACCGCGCGCTGAGCAACCGCTTCGAGGTGTCGATCAACGGCCGCCGGTATCCGAACGTGGGACGGATCTGCATGGACCAGTTCGTGGTGGATCTGGGGCCCGGTCCGGTGCCGGTCGCCGAGGGGGACGACGCGATTCTGTTCGGCCCGGGCACCGACGGCGAGCCGACGGCGCAGGACTGGGCCGAACTGCTGGGCACCATCAATTACGAGGTGGTGACGAGCCCGCGAGGACGGTTCGTACGGTCCTACCGCGGTGGTCTGCAATGA
- the tsaB gene encoding tRNA (adenosine(37)-N6)-threonylcarbamoyltransferase complex dimerization subunit type 1 TsaB: protein MSRLVLAIDTATPAVTAGVVRMNGDAVQVLAEQVTVDNRAHAERLTPNTVEALSRAGITVDRLDAVVVGCGPGPFTGLRVGMATAAAFGHALGVPVRGVCSLDAIAVGTAGDVLVVTDARRREVYWARYRDGRRVDGPAVNAAVDVPPGAEAVAGSPEHVELFDLPRLAPVYPTAAGLVAAVTDWVSDPEPLVPLYLRRPDAKPSRAVVR, encoded by the coding sequence GTGAGCAGGCTGGTCCTGGCCATCGACACGGCCACCCCGGCGGTGACTGCGGGCGTGGTGCGGATGAACGGTGACGCGGTGCAGGTGCTCGCCGAGCAGGTCACGGTCGATAACCGCGCGCACGCCGAACGTCTGACCCCCAATACTGTTGAGGCGCTCAGTCGTGCGGGGATCACCGTAGACCGGCTCGACGCCGTGGTGGTGGGGTGCGGACCCGGCCCGTTCACCGGGCTGAGGGTCGGGATGGCCACGGCGGCGGCGTTCGGGCATGCGCTCGGCGTCCCGGTGCGCGGAGTGTGCAGCCTGGACGCGATCGCGGTGGGAACGGCCGGAGATGTCCTGGTGGTCACCGACGCCAGGCGTCGCGAGGTGTACTGGGCGCGTTACCGGGACGGCCGACGGGTCGACGGACCGGCGGTGAACGCGGCGGTGGACGTACCTCCAGGTGCCGAGGCGGTGGCCGGGTCACCGGAGCATGTCGAGCTGTTCGACCTTCCGCGGCTCGCTCCGGTCTATCCCACCGCAGCGGGACTCGTTGCGGCGGTGACGGATTGGGTGTCCGATCCGGAACCGCTGGTGCCGCTGTACCTGCGCAGGCCCGATGCCAAGCCGTCGCGGGCGGTGGTGCGGTGA
- a CDS encoding IS1380 family transposase — MQVSHRFAVSSAVFDDAHLVSCAGLVPVMTLADQTGLSQLLADKIRFTCERIRSGAAHPSPKLTTLIAGMCAGADSIDDLDVVRSGGMKTLFGGVYAPSTIGTLLREFTFGHARQLESVLREHLAALCGRVDLLPGADGRAFIDIDSLLRPVYGHAKQGASYGHTKIAGRQILRKGLSPLITTISTDHGAPVIAGARLRAGKANSGKGAARMIAQAAATARAAGVTGQILVRGDSAYGNSTVVTACHRAGVRFSLVLTKTAAVAAAIDAIPETAWTPVNYPGAVRDPDTGAWISDAEVAETTYTAFGSTKTPVTARLVVRRVKDARFLDALFPVWRYHPFFTNSDEPVDAADITHRRHAIIETVFADLIDGPLAHMPSGRFGANSAWILCAAIAHNLLRAVGVLAGGAHAVARGATLRRKIITIPARLARPQRQPILHLPAHWPWTEHWLTLWRNTIGYSPPEIATT, encoded by the coding sequence GTGCAAGTGTCCCATAGGTTCGCCGTGTCGTCGGCGGTCTTCGATGATGCACATCTCGTGTCGTGCGCCGGGCTGGTGCCGGTGATGACCCTGGCCGACCAGACCGGTCTGTCGCAGCTATTGGCCGACAAGATCCGGTTCACCTGTGAGCGGATCCGTTCGGGTGCGGCCCATCCGTCACCGAAGCTGACCACGCTGATCGCCGGGATGTGCGCCGGCGCGGACAGCATTGATGACCTAGACGTTGTGCGCTCGGGTGGGATGAAGACCCTCTTCGGTGGTGTGTACGCCCCGTCGACGATCGGAACCTTATTGCGGGAGTTCACCTTCGGGCATGCCCGCCAGCTCGAATCTGTCCTGCGCGAACACCTGGCCGCGCTGTGCGGGCGTGTCGATCTGTTGCCCGGCGCCGACGGACGGGCGTTCATCGACATCGACTCACTACTACGCCCGGTCTACGGGCACGCCAAGCAGGGCGCCAGCTACGGACACACCAAGATCGCCGGCAGGCAGATCCTGCGCAAAGGCCTCTCACCGTTGATCACCACGATCAGCACCGACCACGGTGCGCCGGTGATCGCCGGGGCGAGGTTGCGGGCGGGCAAGGCCAACTCCGGCAAGGGCGCAGCCCGCATGATCGCTCAAGCGGCCGCTACCGCCCGTGCTGCCGGGGTCACCGGGCAGATCCTGGTGCGTGGCGATTCGGCCTACGGCAATAGCACCGTGGTCACCGCCTGCCACCGAGCAGGTGTCCGGTTCTCGCTGGTGCTGACCAAGACCGCCGCAGTTGCCGCCGCCATTGACGCAATTCCCGAGACCGCGTGGACCCCGGTGAACTATCCCGGTGCTGTGCGTGACCCCGACACCGGCGCCTGGATCTCCGATGCCGAAGTCGCCGAAACCACCTACACAGCCTTCGGTTCCACCAAGACTCCGGTGACCGCCCGGTTGGTCGTGCGCCGGGTCAAAGACGCGCGGTTCCTCGATGCGCTGTTTCCGGTGTGGCGGTACCACCCGTTCTTCACCAATTCCGACGAACCCGTCGACGCCGCTGACATCACTCATCGCCGCCACGCCATCATCGAAACCGTGTTCGCCGACCTCATCGACGGACCTTTGGCGCACATGCCCTCGGGGCGGTTCGGCGCGAACTCGGCCTGGATCCTGTGCGCCGCGATCGCCCACAACCTGCTGCGCGCCGTCGGCGTCCTGGCCGGAGGTGCCCACGCGGTCGCCCGCGGGGCGACACTGCGCCGCAAGATAATCACTATCCCGGCCCGCCTGGCCCGTCCGCAACGCCAACCTATCCTGCACCTACCAGCGCACTGGCCCTGGACAGAGCACTGGCTCACGTTGTGGCGCAACACCATCGGCTACAGCCCACCAGAAATCGCCACCACCTGA
- the tsaE gene encoding tRNA (adenosine(37)-N6)-threonylcarbamoyltransferase complex ATPase subunit type 1 TsaE — MDDRSGNMELLNVEETMALGARLGRGLHAGDVVVLSGPLGAGKTVLAKGIAQALDVEGPVISPTFVLARVHRPRREGAPAMVHVDLYRLLDQESVDLLAELDSLDLDTDLDDAVVVVEWGEGLAERLSDSHLDIRLERAPDTDARTAIWQWSRP, encoded by the coding sequence ATGGATGATCGTTCGGGCAACATGGAGTTGCTCAACGTCGAGGAGACGATGGCGCTGGGCGCCAGGCTGGGCCGTGGGCTGCATGCCGGTGACGTGGTGGTGCTGTCCGGCCCCTTGGGCGCCGGAAAGACGGTGCTGGCCAAGGGCATCGCGCAGGCCCTGGATGTGGAGGGCCCGGTGATCTCGCCGACCTTCGTACTGGCTCGGGTGCACCGGCCCCGCCGGGAAGGAGCGCCGGCGATGGTGCACGTCGACCTGTACCGGCTGCTCGACCAGGAGTCGGTGGACCTGCTCGCCGAATTGGACTCGCTGGACCTCGACACCGATCTCGACGACGCCGTCGTAGTGGTCGAGTGGGGTGAGGGGCTGGCCGAACGGCTGTCGGACAGCCACCTCGACATCCGGCTGGAGCGCGCCCCCGACACCGATGCGCGCACCGCGATCTGGCAGTGGAGCAGGCCGTGA
- a CDS encoding tyrosine-type recombinase/integrase, translated as MAIQHQLRLHPGTDVAWVLSGPGCEKYALVNEYLGYLADRNYSPRTLRAYGYDLLAFCRWLDDVDVTLSAVTTETVLDFMRHCRQTPIAGRPANVVSMTGAAYDHYSSTTINHRLAALTGLYQFRELRDPRLRSPIPSGREARRVSAEERTGLLGHLVRPKRRSALRLREPRRLPRALNRHETAQLLSSLRTWRDRALAGLMLLSGLRSGELLTLNVTDVDIGARWVKVMGKGAKERRVPLDVEVAGLIQTYLLVERPESDSNLLFLVAKGPHRGQPLTAAGLRTIFRYHRAKTGVLAGHPHALRHTFGTAMAEAGVDLAVMQALLGHSHIDTTARYIHLAPIHVKAEYDAARTRLRSRP; from the coding sequence ATGGCGATTCAGCATCAGCTGCGTCTGCACCCAGGCACCGATGTCGCCTGGGTGTTGTCCGGTCCGGGCTGTGAGAAGTACGCGTTGGTCAACGAGTACCTGGGGTATTTGGCCGACCGGAATTATTCTCCCCGCACGCTGCGGGCCTACGGCTATGACCTGCTGGCATTCTGCCGTTGGCTCGACGACGTCGATGTCACATTGAGTGCGGTGACCACCGAGACGGTGCTGGACTTCATGCGGCACTGCCGGCAGACTCCGATCGCGGGGCGCCCCGCCAATGTGGTGTCGATGACCGGCGCGGCCTACGACCACTACTCGTCGACGACCATCAACCACCGCCTTGCCGCATTGACCGGCCTGTACCAGTTCCGCGAACTGCGTGACCCCAGGCTGCGGAGCCCGATCCCTAGTGGCCGCGAAGCCCGTCGGGTCAGCGCTGAGGAACGCACCGGCTTGCTTGGACATTTGGTCCGGCCCAAACGCCGATCGGCGCTGCGGCTGCGCGAACCGCGTCGGCTGCCGCGGGCCTTGAATCGTCACGAGACCGCTCAGCTGTTATCGAGCCTGCGGACGTGGCGTGACCGGGCACTGGCTGGGCTGATGTTGTTGTCCGGGCTTCGATCTGGAGAACTGCTGACCCTCAACGTGACCGATGTCGATATCGGTGCCCGCTGGGTGAAGGTGATGGGCAAAGGCGCCAAGGAGCGCCGCGTGCCTCTCGATGTGGAGGTCGCCGGGCTGATCCAAACCTATCTGCTCGTTGAAAGACCCGAATCGGACAGCAACCTCCTATTCCTGGTCGCGAAAGGCCCGCATCGGGGCCAACCCTTGACCGCGGCCGGTTTACGCACAATCTTCCGGTATCACCGAGCCAAGACCGGGGTGCTCGCGGGTCACCCGCATGCGTTACGACATACCTTCGGCACCGCGATGGCCGAGGCCGGGGTGGATCTGGCGGTGATGCAAGCTCTGCTCGGGCACTCCCACATCGACACCACAGCCCGCTACATCCATCTGGCACCCATCCACGTCAAGGCGGAATACGATGCTGCCCGAACACGATTACGTTCCCGCCCCTGA
- the tsaD gene encoding tRNA (adenosine(37)-N6)-threonylcarbamoyltransferase complex transferase subunit TsaD yields MIILAIESSCDETGVGIAELGDDGTVTLLADEVASSVDEHARFGGVVPEIASRAHLEALGPTMRRALAAAGVSRPDVVAATIGPGLAGALLVGVAAAKAYAAAWQVPFYAVNHLGGHLAADVYDHGPLPESIGLLVSGGHTNLLHVRSLGEPIIELGSTVDDAAGEAYDKVARLLGLGYPGGRVLDELAREGDPAAITFPRGMTGPRDDPYAFSFSGLKTAVARYVERHPESSQADIAAGFQEAVADVLTAKAVRAAKDLGVSTLLIAGGVAANSRLRELASQRSEEAEMTLRIPRPRLCTDNGAMIASFAAHLIAAGASPSPLDAASDPGLPVVQGQVA; encoded by the coding sequence ATGATCATTCTGGCCATCGAGAGTTCCTGCGACGAGACCGGTGTCGGTATCGCTGAACTCGGCGACGACGGGACGGTGACGCTGCTGGCCGACGAGGTGGCCTCCAGCGTCGACGAGCACGCCCGGTTCGGCGGGGTGGTTCCGGAGATCGCGTCCCGCGCGCATCTGGAGGCGCTGGGGCCGACGATGCGGCGTGCGCTGGCGGCGGCCGGGGTGAGCAGACCCGACGTCGTGGCGGCGACCATCGGCCCGGGTCTGGCAGGGGCGCTGCTGGTCGGTGTCGCTGCGGCCAAGGCGTACGCGGCGGCGTGGCAGGTGCCGTTCTACGCGGTGAATCACCTGGGCGGGCACCTGGCCGCCGACGTGTACGACCACGGCCCGCTGCCGGAGAGCATCGGTCTGTTGGTGTCGGGCGGGCATACGAATCTGCTGCACGTGCGGTCGCTGGGGGAGCCGATCATCGAGCTGGGTTCCACGGTCGACGATGCCGCGGGCGAGGCGTACGACAAGGTCGCCCGGCTGCTCGGTCTGGGATACCCGGGTGGGCGGGTGCTCGATGAGCTTGCCCGCGAGGGCGATCCGGCCGCGATCACCTTCCCGCGAGGAATGACGGGACCGCGGGACGACCCGTACGCGTTCAGCTTCTCGGGTCTCAAAACCGCGGTGGCGCGGTATGTGGAGCGGCATCCGGAGTCTTCGCAGGCCGATATCGCGGCCGGGTTCCAAGAGGCCGTCGCCGACGTGCTGACCGCCAAAGCGGTGCGCGCGGCGAAAGACCTCGGAGTGTCGACGCTGTTGATCGCCGGGGGAGTGGCGGCGAACTCGCGGCTGCGCGAGCTGGCGTCGCAGCGGTCCGAAGAGGCCGAGATGACGCTGCGGATTCCGCGGCCGAGGTTGTGCACCGACAACGGGGCGATGATCGCGTCGTTCGCCGCGCATTTGATCGCGGCCGGGGCGTCACCGTCGCCGCTCGATGCCGCCAGCGATCCGGGGTTGCCGGTGGTGCAGGGGCAGGTCGCGTGA
- a CDS encoding DUF6431 domain-containing protein, whose amino-acid sequence MIVARTGELAEKLLAAGELRCPRCRDGQLTSWGYGRRRSVRDHDGTTITVRPRRTRCRSCSSTHIVMPAALQPRHADTTAVIGTALLHKANGLGHRRIAATMGRPVSTVRRWLRRLPPEHLDRLARDGTEQLLALDPDTFTALRYRGNMLHHALSLLSAAAYWDRRRYALGEPPWTLIGMYTRGRLLAPPG is encoded by the coding sequence GTGATCGTCGCGCGCACCGGCGAACTGGCCGAGAAACTGCTCGCCGCCGGCGAACTCCGCTGCCCGCGGTGCCGCGACGGCCAGCTGACTTCTTGGGGCTACGGCAGGCGGCGCTCTGTGCGCGATCACGACGGGACCACGATCACGGTGCGCCCCCGCCGCACGCGATGCCGGTCCTGCTCGTCAACGCATATCGTGATGCCCGCCGCTCTGCAGCCACGCCATGCCGACACCACCGCAGTGATTGGAACAGCATTGCTGCACAAAGCAAATGGACTCGGACACCGGCGTATCGCGGCGACCATGGGGCGGCCGGTGTCCACCGTGCGCCGCTGGCTTCGCCGACTACCGCCAGAGCACCTGGACCGTCTCGCACGCGACGGGACCGAGCAGCTGCTCGCCCTGGACCCCGACACGTTCACCGCGCTGCGCTACCGAGGGAACATGTTGCACCACGCGCTGTCGCTGTTGTCGGCAGCGGCCTACTGGGACCGCCGCCGCTACGCCCTCGGTGAGCCGCCGTGGACCCTGATCGGGATGTACACCCGCGGCCGCCTTCTGGCGCCACCCGGCTGA
- a CDS encoding nuclear transport factor 2 family protein: MSAADKLAITELLYRYAELVDAGDFDGVGALLGRGHFMGVAGADAIAGLFVATTRRFPEHGNTPRTRHLVLNPIVDIDGDTATGRSTFCVVQRTDSVVLQPIVVGRYADTFARDADGWYFTGRTVDVEMVGDVSDHLLMDSGRLGQNGGGSSP, translated from the coding sequence GTGAGTGCGGCTGACAAGCTTGCGATCACCGAACTGCTGTACCGCTATGCGGAGTTGGTCGACGCCGGTGACTTCGACGGTGTCGGAGCGCTACTCGGGCGGGGCCACTTCATGGGGGTCGCCGGCGCCGATGCCATCGCCGGCCTGTTCGTCGCGACCACCCGCCGGTTCCCCGAACACGGCAACACCCCGCGCACCCGGCACCTGGTGCTCAACCCGATCGTCGACATCGACGGTGACACGGCCACGGGGCGCTCGACGTTCTGTGTCGTCCAGCGCACCGACTCGGTTGTGTTGCAGCCCATTGTGGTCGGGAGGTACGCCGACACCTTCGCTCGCGATGCGGACGGCTGGTACTTCACCGGCCGCACCGTCGACGTGGAGATGGTCGGTGATGTATCCGACCACTTGCTGATGGATTCGGGTCGACTTGGTCAGAACGGTGGTGGGTCGTCGCCGTAG
- the rimI gene encoding ribosomal protein S18-alanine N-acetyltransferase yields MNVEYGLLTPGDAMRCAELEAQLFDGDDPWPERTFLAELAAKHNYYVAARVDDKVVGYAGIARLGRFKPYEYEIHTVGVDPAYQGQGIGRNMVTRLIEHAEGGTIFLEVRTDNDAAIALYESEGFVKIGVRKRYYRVSGADAYTMKRERR; encoded by the coding sequence GTGAACGTCGAGTACGGCCTGCTGACCCCGGGTGACGCCATGCGGTGTGCCGAATTGGAGGCGCAACTGTTCGACGGCGACGACCCGTGGCCCGAGCGCACCTTCCTGGCGGAGCTGGCCGCCAAGCACAACTACTACGTCGCAGCTCGGGTGGACGACAAGGTGGTCGGATATGCCGGGATCGCCCGGCTGGGCCGGTTCAAGCCGTATGAGTACGAGATTCACACCGTGGGTGTCGACCCGGCGTATCAGGGTCAGGGCATCGGCCGGAACATGGTCACCCGGCTGATCGAACATGCCGAAGGCGGAACGATCTTCCTCGAAGTCCGTACCGACAACGACGCGGCGATCGCGCTGTACGAGAGCGAAGGATTCGTCAAGATCGGGGTGCGCAAGCGCTACTACCGGGTCAGTGGTGCAGACGCCTACACGATGAAAAGGGAGCGGCGATGA